A window of Mycolicibacterium madagascariense genomic DNA:
GGAGCAGAGTCCGCTGGGCGGAGTGCGGCTGCTGTTGACGCTGCCCGGACCGTCGTAGGCTCGCCCGCCCCGACGGACGCCTGCGTGCAACTGGTCCTCTCGGGGTCGGTTGACACCTGGAGCCAATTCCCCGAAAGTCACTGCTTCACTTGGTGATCGGGGTGCCTCAGGGTCGGTCGCCCGTCTGAGAGGTCATCCATGCTGTGTTCCGTCGACGGCTCGGGATGGTGAGCACGCGTTCGCGCGGAAACGAGACCGGCGGGAAGGTTCAGCACCACAACGTCTTTCGCCGCGACGTCCACGGCCTGCGCGCCGTCGCGGTGCTGGCCGTCGTCCTCTTCCACGCCGGCGTGCCCGGCGTCGGCGGGGGTTTCGTCGGTGTGGACGTGTTCTTCGTCATCTCGGGTTTCGTCATCACCGGCCTCCTGTGGCGCGAGGCCAGCGCCACCGGCACCATCGGACTGCGCAGGTTCTACGGGGCGAGGGCACGTCGCCTGCTCCCGACGGCGGCGGTCGTCGCGGTCGTCACGATGATCGCCTCGGCAATCCTGCTGTCCCCGCTGCAGGTCCGATCGGTCGGCATGGACGGGATCGCCAGCGCGCTGTACCTCAACAACTACGTGCTCATCGGGGCGGGGGTGAACTACTTCGGCAAGCACGATCTAGTGTCGCCCAGTCCCTTTCAGCATTGCTGGTCACTCGGCGTCGAGGAGCAGTTCTATCTCGTCTGGCCCCTCCTGATCGTCGGGATCGCCTGGGTCGTTCGACGCGTGCGCCGGGTGGGCGCCAAGGCCGACGCCACGGTTTCGGTGCGGCCGTTCGCGATCGTCCTCGCGGTGGTCGCCGTCCTCTCGTTCGGGTCTTCGGTCGTCCTGACCTATGTGATCCCACCCGTCGCGTTCTATTCGCTGCCCACCAGGGCGTGGCAGTTGGCCCTCGGCGGCATGGTGGCGCTTACGGCGTCACGATGGCGCCGCCTGCCTTTCCCGTGGGCCGTGCTCACTGGCGTGACTGGTCTGCTCATGATCGGTTGGGCCGCAACCCGATTTGACGCTGCGACGCACTACCCCGGCGTCGCCGCAGCGATGCCCGCACTCGGCGCGGCCCTGATCATCGGGGCCGGTGGTGCCGCTCCGACCCGCGGGGTCGGCCTCGTCCTGGGATCACCTCGTCTGCGGAGGATCGGCGACCTGTCGTACTCCTGGTACCTCTGGCACTGGCCGGTGCTGGTGCTGGCCCCGGTCGTAATCGGGCACCCGCTCGGGCTCACCGCGCGGCTGGCGGCGGTCCTGCTGTCTGCCGGGCTCGCGGCACTGACACTGCGCCTCGTCGAGAACCCCCTGCGCTTCGCTCCCCGGATCCGCCGCTCACCGTGGGCGAGCCTGACGCTCGGCGGCGCGTCGAGCGCGGTGGCGGTCTGCGTCTGCGCCGCGGTGCTCGTCCAGACTCCCGATCCGGTGGGCCGCGGACCGGCCACCGCATCCATGGTCGTCACCGACACGCCGATCCCGCCGGGATCCGACGTAGCGGCCTTCGATGCCGCGGTGCGCGACGTGTTCGGTCAGGTCCAGGCCGCCGTCGCGGCGTCACTGCGCACGACCGCCGTCCCATCGAATCTGAATCCGCCTCTGACCGACCAGTTCGCGCAACAGTTGGCGATCGCCGGCCACGGGTGCCTCGTGGTGTTGCCGTTCGATGACGTGCAACCCGATTGCACGGTCGGTGATCTCACCTCGTCGACGTCGATCGCGCTCGTCGGCGACTCGCGGGCGGCGATGCTCGACCCGGCGTTCCAACGGATCGCCACGCAGCGGCACTGGCGTCTGCAGATGATGGCCAAGGCGGGCTGCTCGATCACCGATCTTCCCGTCGCCAGCGAGTTCAACGGCGTGGCCGAACTATTCGACCGCTGTCCGCAGTGGCGCAGTCAGGTCATGGCCCGGCTGGCCGCGGCGCCGCCCGACCTGATCGTGGTGAGCTCGGCCCGCGCCTACGACGCCAACGGCGCGCACACGATGGTGCCCGGCCTGCACATGTACGACCACGCGTGGCTCGACAGCCTGACCCGCCTGGTTCGCGCGCTGCGGGCCACCGGCGCCAGGGTCCTGGTTCTCGGGCCGACCCCGGATCCGCCCGCCCCGGTACCGCAGTGCCTCTCGGCACACCTCGACGACGCCCTGGCCTGCGCGCCGACGCGGCGCGCGAGCGGGAAGGACGCGTCCGGGATGGCGGCCGAGTCGACCGCCACCGGGGCCGGCGGCGGGCAGTACGCCGACCTCACCGCATTGTTCTGCGCCTCGGAACGCTGCCCGGTCATCGTCGGGAACACGATGGTCTACTTCGACTCGGGTCATCTGACGCACGAGTACTCCGAGCTTCTGGCCCCCGCCATGGGCGCCCTGGTCGAACGCGCGCTGGCCGGTAATTGAGCGGCGTCTCAGCCGACGGTGATCTCGACGCGTCGGTTCTGCGCCCTTCCGGCAGGCGTGCCGTTGTCTCCCAACGGTTTCGACGCCCCGGCACCGCTGGACGTCAGGTTGGCACTCGGAATGCCATCGGCGACGAGGGCGTTCGCGACCGCCGACGCGCGGCCCGCACTGAGGGGAACGTTGATCGCGTCGGTACCGGTGGAGTCGGTGTACCCGGTGACGACGAGCTTGGCGGTCGGGCACGGCTTGACCGCGTCGGCGATCCGCCCGACGGCGCCCCTGGCGGCGGCGTTCAGACCGGAGGAGTTGGTGGCGAACGTGATCGGCGTCGCGGACAGCGTCTGCACGGTGGCTCGAAGATCGGCACACGACCCGGCCGGCGCGGGACCCGGCGTCACCGAGGTGACCTCGATGTGGTTGACCACGGGCGCGTTCGGCCACGTCGTCTTGGCCGAATCCTCAACGGCCGCCCGGGTTTCCGCGGTGTCGGTCTGACCGGTCAGGGTGACGGTGCCGTTGGCGAGGGTCGCGTTGAAGCCCTTGGTCTCCACCGCCGTGCCGAAGAGCGCCCCCAGCCCGCCGAACTCCGGCGGTTTTACACCGGGCTTGACGGTGAGGTGATCGACGATGACCGCGCCGGGCATGGCCTGCCTGATCCCATCGGGCAGACCCTTCAGCAGGGCCTCGTCGGGCACCTCGCCGGTCAGCGTGAACCCGTTGCCGGTCCGCGCGATCGTCATGGCGCCGTAGGGTGCGGCCGCCGCGGCCGACGTCGTGGTCGTCGATGACGGCGCCGCCGACGGGGCGTTGCCCGAGGACCCGCCGCACCCGGCGAGAGGCAGCAGCAGGGCCAGGGCGAGCGCGCCCAGCAGGCGTTTCGACACGGGGACCGTCAGCGGACGGCGAGCAGGTCGATCACGAAGATCAACGTCTTGCCCGACAGGCGGTGTCCCGACCCGGCCGGACCGTAGGCCTTCTCGGGCGGAATGGTCAGCTTCCGCCGACCGCCGACCCGCATTCCGGGGATGCCGTCCTGCCACCCCGCGATGAGGCCGCGCAGCGGGAACTCGATGGATTCGTTGCGGTTCCACGAGCTGTCGAACTCCTCGCCCGTGTCGTACTCGACGCCGACGTAGTGCACCGTCACGGTGCCGCCGGGCACTGCCTCGGCGCCGTCGCCGACGACGACGTCCTCGATGACGAGTTCGGCGGGCGCCGGACCGTCGGGAAAATCGATCTCGGGTTTAGTGGCCACGCCTGACACCGTAGTCGGGCAGACTGGTCGGGTGGCTACGGACCCGAACACCGACTCGAACATTCTCGCCCGCGTGCACGAACTCGTCGCCGAGGAGAAGGAACTGCGCGCGAAGCTGCAACACCGCGAGATCGACGAGACCGAGGAACATCGGCGCTTGAAGGCGCTCGAGGTGCAGCTCGACCAGGCCTGGGATCTGCTTCGCCAGCGGCGGGCCCTGCGCGAATCGGGCCAGGATCCCGACCAGGCCAGCGTCCGGCCCGAGGACGAGGTCGAGGGTTACCTGAACTGAGCCGGGCCGTGGCGGACGACCGGTTCGACGCCGTCATCGTCGGTGGCGGTCACAACGGTCTGGTGGCGGCGGGTTACCTGGCGCGGGCCGGTCTGCGGGTCGTCGTGCTCGAACGGCTCGACCACGTCGGCGGCGCTGCCGTCTCGGCGCAGGCCTTCCCCGGGGTGGCTGCCCGGCTCTCGCGCTACTCGTATCTGGTCAGTCTGCTGCCACCGCGCATCACCAACGATCTGGGCGCCCACGTCCGGCTCGCCCGGCGCCGGTACTCGTCCTACACGCCCCACCCGGCGGACGGCGGTCGCACCGGCCTGCTGGTCGGGCCCGGCGGTGACTTCGACGCCATCGGCGCGGGCGCCGACGCGGCCGGTTTCGACGCGTTCTACCGACGCTGCCGCGCCGTCACCCAGCCGCTGTGGCCGACTCTGCTGGAACCCCTTCGGACGCGGTCACAGGCCCGCGCGCACGTGCTGGCCGGCGGTGATCCCGACGCCGACGCCGGCTGGCAGTCGATGCTGCAGCAACCGATCGGCAAGGCGATCGCCGACGCCGTCACCGACGACGTGGTGCGCGGGGTGATGGCAACCGACGCGCTGATCGGCACCTTCGCCCGCACCGACGCCGACTCCCTGGTGCAGAACGTCTGCTTCCTCTACCACCTGCTCGGCCAGGGCACCGGCGAATGGGACGTGCCCATCGGCGGCATGGGCGCGGTCAGCGGTGCGCTCGCGGACGCGGCCCGTGCCCAGGGGGCCGAGATATGCACTGGCGCAGAGGTATACGCGGTCGATCCCGGTGGGTCGGTCCACTACCGATGCGACGGCGAGCAGCGCGTCGCCCACGGGCGGTTCGTGCTGTCCAACGTCACGCCCACGGTGCTGGCCGGGTTGCTCGACGAGTCCCCGCCGCAGAGTGCACCGGGGTCGCAGGTCAAGGTGAACCTGATGCTGAGACGACTGCCCCGGCTGCGCGACGACGCCGTCACCCCGGAACAGGCGTTCGGCGGCACATTCCACGTCAACGAGTCTCTGCCGCAACTGGATTCGGCGTACGACACGGCGCTCGCCGGTGAGATTGCCGCTCCGCTGCCGTGCGAGATCTATTGCCACTCCCTCAGCGACCCCTCCATCCTGTCCGAGGAGTTGCGTCGCGCGGGCGCGCAGACGCTCACGGTGTTCGGCCTGCACACCCCGCACGGCATCGCCGCCGCCGATCCGGAAGCTGCCAGGACCGCACTCACCGATGCCATCCTCGCATCACTGAATTCCGTTCTGGCCGAACCCATTCAGGACGTCCTGCTTACCGACGCGCACGGGCGGCCCTGTATCGAGACCAAGACCACCGCGGACCTGGAGGCCACGCTGAACATGACCGCGGGGCACATCTTCCACGGTGGGCTGCACTGGCCGTTCGCCGAGGACGACGATCCGCTGGACACGCCGGCCCGGCGCTGGGGGGTGGCCACCGAGCACGACCGCATCCTGCTCTGCGGTTCCGGGTCTCGACGCGGCGGCGCGGTGTCGGGCGTCGGCGGCCACAATGCCGCCATGGCGGTACTCGAAAGCGGTTAGTTCCCAGTCAGTTTCGCCAGGATCGTTCGAAGCGTCTCCAGTTCGGAGGCGCTCAGCGCGGTGAACGGCTCGGGCGCCGGGTCGTCGATCCCCTCGATCGTGGCCACGACGCGACGACCAGCGTCGGTCAGCGAGATCACCTTGCACCGTCGGTTCGTCGGATGCGCCGTCCGCACGACGAGGCCGCGGTCCTCGAGATCGTTGACCGCCACGCTGGTGGCCGGCGCATCCATCGTTGCGGCCTCCGCGATCTCGGTGGCCGTCATCGCGCGCTTGGCGAGCCGGCGCAACACCCTGACCCTGCTGAACGGCAGCCCGGTGGTGTCGATGACGTCGCGCTTCCACGCGTCGCGGTTGTCGAAGACCACCGCGGCCATCGTCCGCCAGACCTCGTCGGCGAGCCGATGATCGGCGGTGGTGTCAGCCGGCATGGACGCCGACCTTGGGGGCGGCCGTGCCGGAGATCAACGGCGCGAGGCGTTCCGCCGATTGGAACGCCCGCGGCGTCGTCGAGAGGAACCCGAGCACGGTGATGACGACGCCGATCGCGACGAAGACGAACCACAGCGGCCGCGCGGACGCCGCGAAGTCGGCCCCCGTGTGCGCGATCGCCGACCCCGCGATAGAACCGCACAGCGCCACACCGATGCTCACGCCGATCTGGCGGCTGGTCGACGTCACCGCCGAGGCCGCACCGGCGCGGTCCAGCGGCATCCCGCTGACCGCCGCGTTGGTGATCGGGGCGTTCACCATGGAGAACCCGCTGCCGAACACGGCGAAGATCACCAGGAGGCCCCACACCGGGGTGTCCTTGGTCAGGAAGGTCAGCAGGACCGATGCGGTGGTGATCAGGACGCCGGCCGTCAGCAGCGAGGGACGGGCGCCGAACCGCCCGACCATCCGGCCGGAGATGGGCGAGAACACCAGGGCGCCAACGGCTATCGGCGCGTAGATGAGGCCGGTGTGCATGGCCGAGTACCCGCGCTCGGACTGCAGGTACAGCGACATCATGAACAGGAACGCACCCCACGCCGAGAACGCGCAGATCGCGGTGACGGTGGCGCCGGCGAACGGGATGCTGCGGAAGAAGCGCAGATCGATGAACGGGTCGTGGCGCCTGGCCTCGTACCGCAGGAAGGCGGCGAAGGAGATCAGCGCGACCACCGCCACCGCGACGACGCGCGGGTTGCTCCAGCCGTAGCCGGGGCCCTCGATGAGGGTGAAGACGACGCCGAAGAGGAAGAGCACCGCCAGGCCCTGGCCGATCGGGTCGATGTTGCGCATCGTCGCCGACTTCGTCTCGGGCACGAAGATCGCGGTGAGGACGACCGCGGCCGCACAGATTGGCAGGTTGATCCAGAACACCGCGCGCCAGCTGATCAGCTCGATGTGGAAACCCCCGACGACGGGTCCGAGCGCCATCGAGATGCCCACCACCGCGCCCCAGAATCCGAGG
This region includes:
- a CDS encoding acyltransferase family protein codes for the protein MSTRSRGNETGGKVQHHNVFRRDVHGLRAVAVLAVVLFHAGVPGVGGGFVGVDVFFVISGFVITGLLWREASATGTIGLRRFYGARARRLLPTAAVVAVVTMIASAILLSPLQVRSVGMDGIASALYLNNYVLIGAGVNYFGKHDLVSPSPFQHCWSLGVEEQFYLVWPLLIVGIAWVVRRVRRVGAKADATVSVRPFAIVLAVVAVLSFGSSVVLTYVIPPVAFYSLPTRAWQLALGGMVALTASRWRRLPFPWAVLTGVTGLLMIGWAATRFDAATHYPGVAAAMPALGAALIIGAGGAAPTRGVGLVLGSPRLRRIGDLSYSWYLWHWPVLVLAPVVIGHPLGLTARLAAVLLSAGLAALTLRLVENPLRFAPRIRRSPWASLTLGGASSAVAVCVCAAVLVQTPDPVGRGPATASMVVTDTPIPPGSDVAAFDAAVRDVFGQVQAAVAASLRTTAVPSNLNPPLTDQFAQQLAIAGHGCLVVLPFDDVQPDCTVGDLTSSTSIALVGDSRAAMLDPAFQRIATQRHWRLQMMAKAGCSITDLPVASEFNGVAELFDRCPQWRSQVMARLAAAPPDLIVVSSARAYDANGAHTMVPGLHMYDHAWLDSLTRLVRALRATGARVLVLGPTPDPPAPVPQCLSAHLDDALACAPTRRASGKDASGMAAESTATGAGGGQYADLTALFCASERCPVIVGNTMVYFDSGHLTHEYSELLAPAMGALVERALAGN
- the arfA gene encoding channel-forming protein ArfA/OmpATb; protein product: MSKRLLGALALALLLPLAGCGGSSGNAPSAAPSSTTTTSAAAAAPYGAMTIARTGNGFTLTGEVPDEALLKGLPDGIRQAMPGAVIVDHLTVKPGVKPPEFGGLGALFGTAVETKGFNATLANGTVTLTGQTDTAETRAAVEDSAKTTWPNAPVVNHIEVTSVTPGPAPAGSCADLRATVQTLSATPITFATNSSGLNAAARGAVGRIADAVKPCPTAKLVVTGYTDSTGTDAINVPLSAGRASAVANALVADGIPSANLTSSGAGASKPLGDNGTPAGRAQNRRVEITVG
- a CDS encoding FKBP-type peptidyl-prolyl cis-trans isomerase, whose translation is MATKPEIDFPDGPAPAELVIEDVVVGDGAEAVPGGTVTVHYVGVEYDTGEEFDSSWNRNESIEFPLRGLIAGWQDGIPGMRVGGRRKLTIPPEKAYGPAGSGHRLSGKTLIFVIDLLAVR
- a CDS encoding DUF2630 family protein gives rise to the protein MATDPNTDSNILARVHELVAEEKELRAKLQHREIDETEEHRRLKALEVQLDQAWDLLRQRRALRESGQDPDQASVRPEDEVEGYLN
- a CDS encoding phytoene desaturase family protein, whose product is MADDRFDAVIVGGGHNGLVAAGYLARAGLRVVVLERLDHVGGAAVSAQAFPGVAARLSRYSYLVSLLPPRITNDLGAHVRLARRRYSSYTPHPADGGRTGLLVGPGGDFDAIGAGADAAGFDAFYRRCRAVTQPLWPTLLEPLRTRSQARAHVLAGGDPDADAGWQSMLQQPIGKAIADAVTDDVVRGVMATDALIGTFARTDADSLVQNVCFLYHLLGQGTGEWDVPIGGMGAVSGALADAARAQGAEICTGAEVYAVDPGGSVHYRCDGEQRVAHGRFVLSNVTPTVLAGLLDESPPQSAPGSQVKVNLMLRRLPRLRDDAVTPEQAFGGTFHVNESLPQLDSAYDTALAGEIAAPLPCEIYCHSLSDPSILSEELRRAGAQTLTVFGLHTPHGIAAADPEAARTALTDAILASLNSVLAEPIQDVLLTDAHGRPCIETKTTADLEATLNMTAGHIFHGGLHWPFAEDDDPLDTPARRWGVATEHDRILLCGSGSRRGGAVSGVGGHNAAMAVLESG
- a CDS encoding MarR family winged helix-turn-helix transcriptional regulator, whose product is MPADTTADHRLADEVWRTMAAVVFDNRDAWKRDVIDTTGLPFSRVRVLRRLAKRAMTATEIAEAATMDAPATSVAVNDLEDRGLVVRTAHPTNRRCKVISLTDAGRRVVATIEGIDDPAPEPFTALSASELETLRTILAKLTGN
- a CDS encoding MFS transporter — protein: MTPRRKAIILVSCCLSLLIVSMDATIVNVAIPSIRTDLHASPSQLQWVVDVYTLVLASLLMLSGATGDRFGRRRVFQIGLVVFAVGSLMCSLAPNIETLIMARLLQAIGGSMLNPVALSIISQVFTERVERARALGFWGAVVGISMALGPVVGGFHIELISWRAVFWINLPICAAAVVLTAIFVPETKSATMRNIDPIGQGLAVLFLFGVVFTLIEGPGYGWSNPRVVAVAVVALISFAAFLRYEARRHDPFIDLRFFRSIPFAGATVTAICAFSAWGAFLFMMSLYLQSERGYSAMHTGLIYAPIAVGALVFSPISGRMVGRFGARPSLLTAGVLITTASVLLTFLTKDTPVWGLLVIFAVFGSGFSMVNAPITNAAVSGMPLDRAGAASAVTSTSRQIGVSIGVALCGSIAGSAIAHTGADFAASARPLWFVFVAIGVVITVLGFLSTTPRAFQSAERLAPLISGTAAPKVGVHAG